A single window of Rhodamnia argentea isolate NSW1041297 chromosome 5, ASM2092103v1, whole genome shotgun sequence DNA harbors:
- the LOC115726718 gene encoding uncharacterized protein LOC115726718 encodes MEVKQLLKDKKFWFASFLIGWAAALQGHMMWVQKQDSFKQKFGNTEGSDSDAGN; translated from the exons ATGGAAGTGAAGCAGCTCCTAAAGGACAAGAAATTCTGGTTCGCCTCCTTCCTCATTGGATGGGCTGCTGCTCTCCAG GGGCATATGATGTGGGTGCAGAAGCAGGATTCCTTCAAGCAAAAATTTGGGAACACTGAGGGGAGCGA